ATACAACAGAACTCCTAGATCTCCTTGAGGGCTTTACGTATTTGATTGGTTTGTTTTGCTTTTAGGTCTGGTTGTTAACACCCACTCCCACCTGGTGGTGTGAATATTTTGCAAACAAAGCACCCCGGCAGACAAGCTCATGTCAGTCAATGAGCCAGTCCACTAGGGTGCTATTTTTTATCCCCGGGTGTAAATATATTTTAGTGTAAATGTTAATAGTCCATCACCAAATAAAACCCCCCCCTGCCACTTAACCCTGCCAACTAAAAAAAGAACCCCTTTGGATTTTACTCCGCTGGGGTTCTTCTTTGGTTAGAGAACCTTGTTAGGTGTCTCTAGTTTTTTAGTTTTTGATTATTGACCTTTAACTATTACTTCAATTACTTTTGTATCACTTTCTGCATTACTTGTAATAGTAGCTGTCAATTTAACTCTTATGTCAGCTCCAGCAGGTCTTGTTACCACGCCTGCTGTACTTACAGCTGCATTATCAGAAGCCCAAGAAATTGTTGAGCCATTTACTCCTGTTGTTGCTAATGTTAAGTTAGCTGTTACATTATTTAAGTCTCCAGGAATTGTTAATGCTGCCTTGTCTGCTGCTACCTTTTCAGCATCATTCATAGCCGCTGCCTTAACAACTACTGTAAATACTTTAGTATCTGTTGCAGCTCCATTAGTAAGAGTTGCTGTTAATTTTACAGTCTTATCTCCAGCTGTATAAGTTGGTCTTGCTACAACACCCGTAGCCGCAGTTATTGCTGCATCATCTGATGCCCAAGTAACTGTTGTGCCTTTAGTTAGAGGACCTGCAGGTAATGAAACATTACCTGTTACGCTTGTTGCAGAATCGCCAGCTGTAAATCCTACAGCTAATGCTGCTTTATCTGCTGCTAAATTTGTAGCATCAGCTGATGCTACAGCTGCTTCTGCTGCTGTTAACTTAGCATAGTTTGTAACATAGTCTTTTTGTGCTGGTGCTGGTGCTGTTAATGCATCGTATGCTAATCTTGCTGTTGCAACTTCTCCACCAGTGTTAAATGTAGCATGTGCTGGATTCATTGCATCAGCGTTAAGAAGGTTAATTACATTAGTTACTGCTGCTGTTTGTACAGTAGCAATCTTATTAGCAACTAACGATGTTATAACACCATCTGTAACTTTAATGTCTGTAACTTCATCATTTATAGCTAATTCGTAAGTTCCTGCTGCTTCAAATCCATTTGTACCAACTGCTATGATACTACCTTTTGGAGATTTAACCATTGAACCTGCTCCATAAACATAAGGAACACCGTCTACATAAATAACTTTTAGAGTTTCGTCAATATAAGTTACCACACCAGAAGTAATGTTATCTTTTGGCGCTTCACCTGGTGTTACCAATGCAACGTTAACGAAACGAGTTGTACCTTTTACAAGATATAGTTCAACTCCATCGCCATCTTTAAGAGTACGTAACTCAACTGCTTTTTTGTTTGTTACATCATAAATGTAAGCATTGGAAACAAATTCGTATGTCACACCATCAATCTTAACAGTGTTAGTACGAAGATTTGGATCTTCACTTACCTTACCTGTAATCTTAACAACCGCATCTTCTGCATTTGTATTAACTTTTGCAGCGTCCATCTTATCATTAACCTGTAGAACAATTACAGAACCTTTTGTTACTACAGGAGTTGCATCAACAACAAATTCATATTTTGTCTTATCGATAACAACTTTAATTTGTTGTTTTCCACCTGTAAGGTTCTTAACATCACTTACATAAGCATTATAATTCTTGTAAGAATCAGCTGCATCACTATCTGTTACACGCATTGCAACTACACGATCGTTAGCATCAAAATATACTTTACCAGCTTTAACAACGCTTAGATATTCTTTAGCGTCAGCCCAGTTGAATACTTTATACTTATCTCCATCAACGAGATAAACTACTGCGGAATCTTGTAGTTTCTTTCCAGAAGCATAAGTAGAAGTTACCTTAAATTCTGTAACTGAAATTCCAGAAATAACTTCGACTTTAGTTAATTTACCTTCATCATTAACTGTTAACTTGACAATATCATTCTTTTCAAAACCAGGTGTTGCAACATTCATATTTTTTGGGAAATCTTTTGCATATGTTGTTACCGCACCGTTTTTAAACTCTGTTTTAGAATCTGCCTTAAATAACTGAGATTTACCATCTGGTTTAACAACTTCGACTGCGGCAATATCTCTTCCTAGTTCTGTGTCACTAACAACATTTTCTTTTAATACGGAGTATAAAGAAGATGTTGCTACCTTACCAAGATCACCAGAGATGAATACCATCTCGCCTAGACGATCTAAGAAGACTGTAACTTCGCCTTCTTCTTTCATAGCCTTAGCTTGGTCTTCACCAAATTCGCTAAGCTTATCTTCATCTAGATACACAGCTTTATCGTAGGAGTAGTCTTCACTGTCTACACGGATTCCATCAGTGAATACATGAGAAATCTCACCAGTTACAGTGTTATTAAATACTTCAGCAAATTCAGCTGTTGTGCTGTAGAAGAAGATATCACCTTGTTGTAGGTCTTCTGCTTTTACAGTCTTACCATCTTTAACAATGGTATAATCTTCAACATCTAGAGTTTCACCATAGCTGTATACAACATCATCTTTAGTTTCTTCAACTACAAGATATTTAGGCAAGCTGTATACTTCGATGAAACGAATATCATCGCTCTTATCTAGAGCAATTTTTCCATATTCATAGTTAAGTACTGTTAAATCTTCAATGTCCTTTTCTTTACCATCAATATAAACGGTTACTTTGTCAGCAAACTCATATGATTTGTCTGCATCAACTAATTTAACCTTTTTGTCAGCAATATTTTTAGTATTTACAGCATCGTATAATACATCGCCAGCTTTAGCATATACGACTTCGCTGTTATCAAGGTAAAAAGTTGTTTCAGTACCAAATGCCAATTCAAAGTCGAACCCAGCTGGTACAGTTACAGTCTTAGTAACGTTCTTGTCATCTGCATCTTTATAAGCGATCTTGATTTCATCATCATCAAGTTTGCTATCAGTACGTGGAATAGCAGTTACGATAGCTTTTTGTGATACAAATTTAAGGTCATTAGCTAAGATGGTTTGTTCTTTAGTACCTTGAGTACCACTTACAACATAGTTAACTTCACCATTGATTGTAAAACCAGATGCAATTGCTTTTGGAACTGTTAATGCAGCTTCGGAAGCAAGAGCTACGAAACCACGATTAGCTGGTTGGTTAGCAACTACACCATCAAGTTCTTCAGTTAAACCAATAGAATCAGCCATAACGATGTAGTTGTATGGCCATTGGCCTTGTTTGTCAGCAAGTGCTTTGTAGCCTAGTGCACGAACTAAGATTGTTAATGCTTCAGCTTGTGTAACAGGTTGGTTAGCACGGAATGTGCCATCTGGATAACCAGTTAACAAGTTTTGTTGAACTGCAATGTTTACATAGCCAGAAGCCCATGGAAGAACTTCATCTTTAAATGGAGTTTTACCCACAGCTGCTTGAGCTGCTTTTTCATAGCCAAGTAAACGAACTACTACAGCAGAGAATTCTGCACGAGTAATAGAGTTGTCTGGTTTGAATGTGCCATCTGGATAACCTTGTAATACTGCTAAGCTAGAAAGAACCTTCACAGCATCAGCAACGTCAGCATTTTCGATATCGCTGTATTGTGCACCTGTTGCCACATTAGCAGCGAAAGCTGGCATAGCCATGGTGAAGACTAGCGCGAATGCAAGAAATGTGAGAATACTTTTTTTCATAGCCTTCATAACTTTCGTTTCTCCTCCTCTAACATGTTTCGGTTGAAAGATATTGTTTGTAGTGCTCTGTTCTCTCATATGTACGCACCCCCTTTCCCGAGATGAGCGAGATTTTTATCTCTATCTCTATTTCTATAGGAGCTTCTGTATTCTATATAGAATACAGAAAGTTGATAACCAATAGCAAAAACTAGCAAAACCTGCAGAATGGACATGTCTTTAAGTATATCCATTTTCTGCAGCGACGTAAAGAGGTTAAGTGGTTTACTATATTAAAATGTTGCCTTGCTATCTACACTTCTCTTCTATATCCTTAAACGCATAGGAGAATCAAAAGTTGCGCTTATGAGAACTTTTTCTCATAATAAAATCAATACTTCTTCCTACCTATTTCGTTGTCAGAATAGGAATCCCTGCTCTACTAGCAAGTTTTTTCGCTAAAAAAGAACTTTTTTCAGCATGAATCGTAGAGTACGTATTGAAGATGTTCAATTTACTTTTTCTTGCTTTTCTCTAGAGTGTTAGACGTGACCTGAATATGAAAAGTTGCGCCTATTTATCCTTGGGAATCGGAGGTTATGATACATATGATGTACCAATTAATGAAATATCGTACAGTACGTCCAGAAGGTGAGGATGAAATCATCATCCAGAAATCTCGCTTCATCGGTTATGTGGCTCATGTGGAGACCGAGGAGGACGCCATTCAGTTCATTGAAGTGATTAAGAAGAAGCATTGGAATGCCACCCATAACTGCTCTGCCTATATGGTGGGAGAGCATGATGAGAAGCAGAAGGCCAATGACGATGGCGAGCCCTCTGGGACAGCTGGGAAGCCCATCCTAGAAGTGATTAAGAAGATGGGCTTAAAGGATACCGCTGTGGTGGTGACTCGCTACTTCGGCGGGATTAAGCTAGGCGCTGGTGGATTGATTCGAGCCTATAGCCAAGCGACAACAGCTGGTATTCTGGCTACTGGTGTGATAGAGCGAACTAGACATCGTCTGGTGAAGGTGACGGTGGATTATCATTGGCAGGGTAAGCTGGATCATCAATATCGGCAGGCAGGGACCCTGGTACAGGAGACCATTTTCTTAGAGAAGGTGAGCTATCTTGTGGCAGTTCCTAGTGGAACAGAAGCGAGCTTCCACGACTGGATGCTGGAGTTGACCAATGGTGAGGCGGTTATCGAGGAAATGGAAGAGGTCTATGTGGATGTGGAAGTGAATCCACATGAGCATGATCTCTCCTGAGCGAAGATTGCAAGATATGTAGTAGGAACATTGTCTAGTGAACCGTAGGCTCTTACCGGTTATATACGTGATTAATGGCAGATAACGGACAAGTGAATGTCCGTTATTTTTATTTATGGTACAGGGTGGATGAATAGAACCAATTCATTGATTGACCTCATTAATACACTACGCTCTCGTTGAGGTGACTTATAGGTTTGGTTGCTGGCTATTAGCTCGGATTGAATCGCAAAGTTCATGCTTTTGTAACATTAATATATTTATTTTGTATAATCAATGTATATTTAAAGTTCAACTTATGGTAATATCTTCAATGTACCATTGTAGATATCATCTAGTCGCTTACCATTGTACTTGTTGATGAAGGAGAGTGAATTCTATGAATCGTCGTGTACCATTCCTACTAGAGGAATTCGCTGAACGTCAGCTCTTCATACCCTCTTCCTTTAAATATAAAGTAGAGGATTATCCACATGGGTGGAACTCTGCGGAACTTGCACATTGGGAAGAGCTCTTTCGAGAATATGGGGAGTATCCCACCTGGCACGAAATGGTCATGATGAACAAAGGCAAGAAGTTCACTGATGAAGAATACTACTTCTACCTGCAATTCTGGTATACCAGTGCAGAGAAGATGCAT
Above is a genomic segment from Rubeoparvulum massiliense containing:
- a CDS encoding immunoglobulin-like domain-containing protein, translating into MREQSTTNNIFQPKHVRGGETKVMKAMKKSILTFLAFALVFTMAMPAFAANVATGAQYSDIENADVADAVKVLSSLAVLQGYPDGTFKPDNSITRAEFSAVVVRLLGYEKAAQAAVGKTPFKDEVLPWASGYVNIAVQQNLLTGYPDGTFRANQPVTQAEALTILVRALGYKALADKQGQWPYNYIVMADSIGLTEELDGVVANQPANRGFVALASEAALTVPKAIASGFTINGEVNYVVSGTQGTKEQTILANDLKFVSQKAIVTAIPRTDSKLDDDEIKIAYKDADDKNVTKTVTVPAGFDFELAFGTETTFYLDNSEVVYAKAGDVLYDAVNTKNIADKKVKLVDADKSYEFADKVTVYIDGKEKDIEDLTVLNYEYGKIALDKSDDIRFIEVYSLPKYLVVEETKDDVVYSYGETLDVEDYTIVKDGKTVKAEDLQQGDIFFYSTTAEFAEVFNNTVTGEISHVFTDGIRVDSEDYSYDKAVYLDEDKLSEFGEDQAKAMKEEGEVTVFLDRLGEMVFISGDLGKVATSSLYSVLKENVVSDTELGRDIAAVEVVKPDGKSQLFKADSKTEFKNGAVTTYAKDFPKNMNVATPGFEKNDIVKLTVNDEGKLTKVEVISGISVTEFKVTSTYASGKKLQDSAVVYLVDGDKYKVFNWADAKEYLSVVKAGKVYFDANDRVVAMRVTDSDAADSYKNYNAYVSDVKNLTGGKQQIKVVIDKTKYEFVVDATPVVTKGSVIVLQVNDKMDAAKVNTNAEDAVVKITGKVSEDPNLRTNTVKIDGVTYEFVSNAYIYDVTNKKAVELRTLKDGDGVELYLVKGTTRFVNVALVTPGEAPKDNITSGVVTYIDETLKVIYVDGVPYVYGAGSMVKSPKGSIIAVGTNGFEAAGTYELAINDEVTDIKVTDGVITSLVANKIATVQTAAVTNVINLLNADAMNPAHATFNTGGEVATARLAYDALTAPAPAQKDYVTNYAKLTAAEAAVASADATNLAADKAALAVGFTAGDSATSVTGNVSLPAGPLTKGTTVTWASDDAAITAATGVVARPTYTAGDKTVKLTATLTNGAATDTKVFTVVVKAAAMNDAEKVAADKAALTIPGDLNNVTANLTLATTGVNGSTISWASDNAAVSTAGVVTRPAGADIRVKLTATITSNAESDTKVIEVIVKGQ
- a CDS encoding YigZ family protein; this encodes MMYQLMKYRTVRPEGEDEIIIQKSRFIGYVAHVETEEDAIQFIEVIKKKHWNATHNCSAYMVGEHDEKQKANDDGEPSGTAGKPILEVIKKMGLKDTAVVVTRYFGGIKLGAGGLIRAYSQATTAGILATGVIERTRHRLVKVTVDYHWQGKLDHQYRQAGTLVQETIFLEKVSYLVAVPSGTEASFHDWMLELTNGEAVIEEMEEVYVDVEVNPHEHDLS